The following are encoded together in the Planctomycetota bacterium genome:
- a CDS encoding peptidase S16: MSDEPLVFTNDQFSGRARVFPLPELVMFPHVMQALHVFEPRYRALLEEAVEDDRLMALATLSPGHEAAPGRPPLEPLACLCRIATHQRTPQGTYNVLLLGVRRIRLGDELPPTRPFRMFEAEILAEEDPALASAAAKGLQARLLDAFKRALPRLPDAQGQLDQLLGSQITLGMLTDIVAYTLEIDVGWKLRLLAETDAVKRCAILLEAMQARERGPRPFPPPFSVN; encoded by the coding sequence TCAGCGGCCGGGCACGCGTGTTCCCGCTGCCCGAGTTGGTGATGTTTCCCCACGTCATGCAGGCGCTGCACGTCTTCGAGCCGCGCTACCGGGCGCTTCTCGAGGAGGCGGTCGAGGACGACCGGCTGATGGCCCTGGCGACGCTCTCCCCCGGCCACGAGGCCGCCCCCGGCCGCCCGCCCCTCGAGCCGTTGGCCTGCCTGTGCCGGATCGCCACCCACCAGCGCACCCCGCAGGGCACGTACAACGTCCTCCTCCTCGGCGTCCGCCGCATCCGGCTCGGCGACGAGCTGCCGCCGACACGGCCGTTCCGCATGTTCGAGGCGGAGATCCTCGCCGAGGAGGATCCGGCGCTGGCCAGCGCCGCCGCCAAGGGGCTGCAGGCGCGCCTCCTCGACGCGTTCAAACGCGCCCTGCCGCGCCTCCCCGATGCCCAGGGCCAGCTCGACCAACTCCTCGGCAGCCAGATCACCCTCGGGATGCTCACCGACATCGTCGCCTACACCCTCGAGATCGACGTCGGTTGGAAGCTGCGGCTGCTGGCGGAGACCGACGCCGTGAAGCGCTGTGCGATCCTGCTGGAGGCCATGCAGGCGCGGGAGCGGGGCCCGCGCCCGTTTCCACCACCGTTCAGCGTCAACTGA